One part of the Prochlorococcus marinus str. MIT 9313 genome encodes these proteins:
- a CDS encoding FtsX-like permease family protein — MHKIPFAWLNVTSDRQKLIFSMLAISFAVFLMLIQIGFKQALVDSNTAFLRLLDYDLVMISKRRYTSFIEQTFPRSTLISTRGVDGVLDSCPLYQTTSIWKPIGQALRRPIRVYAVSTHCRANPFRSAGIDPKLLQQDYSVIADQLSRPEYGSLKPGVEAELDRRRIRIIDEFQLGADFSTDGTLIISDATFLRLFSEQPTGIEGNPRQTLDEVDFGLIQLKKGGDLNHVKKMISQRLAKDVIILTKNEMISNEASYWNNATPIGFLFNLGTIMGFAVGVLIVRNLLTTELEVNASQYATLKAIGHSNRVLQKYVVQQGLLLCCLGLPGGVLLSHVVYDQVSRATGLNMRLNIHVVMVVGLLTLAIGAISGVLAAKKLVQIDPVNILETQG, encoded by the coding sequence ATGCACAAGATTCCCTTCGCCTGGCTTAATGTCACGAGTGATCGTCAGAAGCTTATTTTTTCAATGCTGGCTATCAGCTTTGCAGTTTTCTTGATGCTAATTCAAATTGGGTTCAAGCAAGCCCTAGTAGATAGCAATACAGCATTTTTACGACTACTTGATTATGATCTTGTTATGATTAGTAAGCGCCGTTATACATCTTTTATTGAGCAAACCTTTCCACGTAGCACACTCATTTCGACACGTGGTGTCGATGGTGTGCTGGATAGTTGTCCCCTCTATCAGACCACAAGTATTTGGAAGCCTATAGGTCAAGCGCTAAGACGCCCAATCCGTGTTTATGCAGTTTCCACGCATTGCCGTGCCAATCCGTTCAGGTCTGCAGGAATTGATCCAAAATTGCTGCAACAGGATTACAGCGTTATTGCTGATCAACTCTCACGACCAGAATATGGAAGTCTTAAGCCTGGTGTTGAGGCTGAATTAGATCGGCGAAGGATACGGATCATTGACGAGTTTCAATTAGGTGCCGACTTTAGTACTGACGGAACTTTGATTATTAGTGATGCCACTTTTTTGCGTTTGTTTTCAGAGCAACCTACTGGAATCGAGGGGAACCCGCGACAAACATTAGATGAAGTTGATTTTGGATTAATCCAACTCAAGAAGGGCGGTGATTTGAATCATGTCAAAAAAATGATCAGCCAGAGATTAGCAAAAGATGTTATTATCCTCACTAAAAATGAGATGATATCAAACGAAGCAAGCTATTGGAATAATGCCACTCCAATAGGCTTTCTTTTTAATCTCGGCACCATCATGGGCTTTGCTGTTGGTGTGTTGATTGTTCGTAACCTTCTCACAACAGAGTTGGAAGTTAATGCAAGCCAATATGCCACTCTTAAGGCAATCGGTCATAGCAATCGAGTACTGCAGAAGTATGTTGTCCAACAAGGCCTTTTGCTTTGTTGTTTAGGCCTGCCAGGCGGAGTTCTCTTAAGTCATGTTGTTTACGATCAAGTTTCCAGGGCTACTGGTCTCAACATGCGTCTGAATATCCATGTGGTGATGGTTGTCGGTCTCTTGACTCTTGCTATTGGCGCTATTTCGGGAGTCTTGGCTGCCAAGAAGTTAGTTCAGATAGACCCTGTCAATATTTTAGAAACTCAAGGCTAG